In Hemibagrus wyckioides isolate EC202008001 linkage group LG21, SWU_Hwy_1.0, whole genome shotgun sequence, the following proteins share a genomic window:
- the fblim1 gene encoding filamin-binding LIM protein 1: MTSAAPQKRMVSSVFITLTSPYRATVTPTPQITQHSAVPVSPTAAHNKPSTPSTPSPSAPESGHAASPAEARPIPLELRKTHNKPDTTHTPYRAKREEKHSEEFFPPPPPASLDSGVSEAPPLPPPPPLSICPLFDPNQEPPASTPKVCVERAPPADQSQRTAGAHTEEGITPDVCGFCRKPVALSEPAIEALNRTYHSNCFQCRQCHAALAGKIYYNKAGIPLCEDCYQASLEPCWACGEVIKDHVIRALERAYHPPCFVCTTCRQPIGEQRFAQGEVGEVYCLHDYYRKYAPQCSVCGELIIPREDGTDSFTVECLGRSFHEDCYRCELCAVLLSPEPNEHGCHPLDGQILCKPCHLSLIQTSQH; encoded by the exons ATGACATCTGCTGCCCCACAAAAGAGGATGGTGTCCTCTGTCTTCATCACTCTGACGTCTCCGTACAGAGCCACGGTCACTCCCACGCCGCAGATCACACAGCACTCTGCTGTCCCAGTCAGTCCCACCGCCGCACACAATAAACCCTCCACCCCCTCCACCCCCTCCCCCTCGGCCCCGGAGTCGGGACATGCCGCCTCTCCGGCTGAAGCTCGGCCCATTCCTTTGGAGCTCCGCAAGACACACAACAAGCCTGACACTACACACACGCCATACAGAgcaaagagagaggagaaacactcTGAGG AGTTTTTCCCTCCTCCACCCCCTGCATCTCTGGACTCTGGGGTTtctgaagctccgccccttccCCCGCCCCCTCCACTGTCCATCTGCCCCTTGTTTGACCCCAATCAGGAACCTCCAGCCTCCACACCCAAG gtgtgtgtggagagagcgCCACCTGCTGATCAGAGCCAGAGGACTGCAGGAGCTCACACTGAAGAGGGGATTACACCAG atgtatgtggGTTCTGCCGTAAGCCTGTAGCTCTGAGTGAGCCGGCGATCGAGGCTCTGAACAGGACATACCACAGCAACTGCTTCCAATGCCGTCAGTGTCACGCTGCTCTCGCCGGGAAGATCTACTACAACAAGGCCGGGATCCCTCTGTGTGAGGACTGCTACCAG GCCAGTCTGGAGCCGTGCTGGGCATGCGGCGAGGTCATCAAAGATCACGTGATCCGAGCGCTGGAACGAGCCTATCACCCGCCCTGCTTCGTGTGCACCACCTGCAGGCAGCCAATTGGAGAGCAGCGTTTTGCCCAGGGGGAGGTGGGGGAGGTGTACTGCCTGCACGACTACTACAG gaaatACGcacctcagtgcagtgtgtgtggagagctGATAATCCCGAGAGAAGACGGGACGGACAGCTTTACAGTAGAGTGTCTCGGACGATCTTTTCATGAGGACTGCTACcgctgtgag ctGTGTGCGGTGCTTCTCTCCCCGGAGCCCAACGAACACGGCTGCCACCCGCTGGACGGACAGATCCTGTGCAAACCCTGCCATCTGTCTCTGATCCAGACGAGTCAGCACTGA